One genomic window of Ruminococcus gauvreauii includes the following:
- a CDS encoding ATP-dependent helicase, with amino-acid sequence MTFNQEQTEAVHHVEGPLLVLAGPGSGKTAVITARTAYLSETYKVSPSSILVVTFTKAAASQMKERFLRMRGAVHTNVHFGTFHGLFYGILKQAYGLSGRNIISEEEKKRIIRELLAGSGLEAEDERDVLELLQREISMVKTEQMPLDHFYSGSCPEEMFRQIYRKYHEILCGKKLLDFDDLMVYCYELFIKRPDILKKWQEHFQYIQIDEFQDINMLQYRIIRMLAAPQNNLFAVGDDDQSIYRFRGAKPEMMFRFQKDYPSGKTIILHQNYRCSASIVKCSQRLIRHNSARFEKQLTTSNAAGKAVEMCTFPDENAETDYLLESIRKLIENGGACEDIAVLFRTNMGSRPTVSRLMEYNLPFTVKDGLPNIFEHWIAVHILSYLRLSKGGRQRSDFLQIANKPNRYISREALYESEVSFEHLYQFYEGKDWMCDRIEKLEEDLKILAGMPPFAAINYIRCGIGYNEYIREYAGYRKMKPEELNDVMDELQQSARKYRTFEEWCTYIQDYTLELRKQKSKKQEGGITISTLHGAKGLEYPHVYIMDINEGTIPYHKAVLPEEVEEERRLLYVGMTRASETLHLFSTKKKYEKKQEPSRFLEEVMRESETCVTK; translated from the coding sequence ATGACATTTAATCAGGAACAGACAGAGGCAGTCCATCATGTAGAGGGTCCATTGCTGGTACTGGCAGGACCGGGATCAGGAAAAACAGCTGTGATCACAGCAAGGACTGCATATCTGTCGGAAACATACAAAGTGTCTCCTTCTTCTATCCTGGTAGTGACTTTTACGAAAGCCGCTGCCAGCCAGATGAAGGAGCGCTTTTTACGTATGCGGGGTGCTGTACATACGAATGTTCACTTCGGGACATTTCACGGTCTTTTCTATGGGATACTGAAACAGGCGTATGGGCTGAGCGGGCGTAATATCATCAGTGAGGAAGAAAAAAAGAGGATAATAAGAGAACTCCTTGCAGGCAGCGGCCTGGAAGCGGAGGATGAGAGGGATGTGCTGGAGCTTCTTCAGCGGGAGATCAGCATGGTAAAGACAGAGCAGATGCCGCTTGACCATTTCTATTCCGGAAGCTGCCCGGAGGAGATGTTCCGGCAGATTTACCGGAAGTATCATGAGATCCTCTGCGGGAAAAAACTGCTGGACTTTGATGATTTGATGGTATACTGCTATGAGCTGTTCATCAAGCGTCCGGATATCCTGAAAAAATGGCAGGAACACTTTCAGTATATTCAGATTGACGAGTTCCAGGATATCAATATGCTTCAGTACCGGATCATCAGAATGCTCGCTGCACCGCAGAATAATCTGTTTGCGGTGGGGGACGACGACCAGTCGATCTACCGTTTCCGGGGAGCAAAGCCGGAGATGATGTTTCGGTTCCAGAAAGATTATCCGTCTGGAAAAACTATCATCCTGCATCAGAATTACCGATGCAGCGCGTCGATCGTGAAGTGCTCACAGAGACTGATCCGCCATAATTCTGCCCGGTTTGAGAAACAGCTGACTACTTCGAACGCCGCAGGAAAAGCGGTGGAGATGTGTACTTTTCCGGATGAAAATGCAGAGACGGATTACCTGCTTGAGAGCATTCGAAAGCTGATAGAAAACGGAGGGGCATGTGAGGATATTGCCGTGCTGTTCCGCACCAACATGGGCAGCAGACCCACGGTCTCCAGACTGATGGAGTATAATCTTCCATTTACTGTAAAAGACGGCCTGCCCAATATTTTTGAACACTGGATCGCGGTACATATCCTGTCCTACCTCCGCCTTTCGAAGGGGGGAAGACAGCGCAGTGACTTTCTTCAGATCGCAAACAAGCCGAACCGATATATTTCCAGGGAAGCGCTGTACGAGAGCGAAGTCTCTTTCGAACATCTGTATCAGTTCTATGAAGGAAAAGACTGGATGTGTGACAGGATTGAAAAACTGGAGGAAGACCTGAAGATCCTGGCGGGCATGCCGCCGTTTGCGGCGATCAACTATATCCGCTGCGGTATCGGTTATAATGAATACATCCGTGAATATGCCGGGTATCGTAAGATGAAGCCGGAAGAGCTGAACGACGTAATGGATGAACTTCAACAGAGCGCGCGTAAGTACCGGACCTTCGAAGAGTGGTGCACCTATATTCAGGACTATACCCTCGAGCTCAGAAAACAGAAATCAAAGAAGCAGGAGGGCGGAATCACGATTTCCACGCTGCACGGTGCGAAAGGACTGGAATATCCGCATGTGTATATTATGGATATCAATGAGGGAACGATACCTTACCACAAAGCTGTGCTCCCGGAAGAGGTTGAAGAAGAGCGAAGGCTTCTGTATGTGGGGATGACGAGGGCGTCAGAGACGCTGCATCTTTTCAGTACGAAAAAGAAATATGAAAAAAAACAGGAGCCGTCCAGGTTTCTGGAGGAAGTGATGAGGGAAAGTGAGACGTGTGTAACGAAGTGA
- the acpP gene encoding acyl carrier protein encodes MFEKMKEIIAEQLNCDANTIFADTSFKDDLGADSLDLFELVMALEEEYSIEIPSEDLTDLLTVGDVVEYLKTKGVEE; translated from the coding sequence ATGTTTGAGAAAATGAAAGAAATTATTGCTGAGCAATTAAATTGTGATGCCAATACGATTTTTGCGGATACATCATTCAAGGATGATCTGGGTGCTGATTCACTGGATCTGTTTGAACTGGTTATGGCACTGGAGGAAGAGTACTCGATCGAGATACCATCTGAGGATTTGACGGATCTGCTGACAGTCGGCGATGTGGTCGAATATTTAAAGACAAAAGGTGTGGAAGAATAA
- the gltX gene encoding glutamate--tRNA ligase, with the protein MTKVKTRFAPSPTGKMHVGNLRTALYAYLIAKHAGGDFMLRIEDTDQERFQEGALDIIYRTLEHTGLIPDEGPGREKDCGPYVQSERNARGIYMKYAKQLIDQGDAYYCFCNKERLESLRTCVADKDIVVYDKHCLHLTPEEVQEKLDKGLPYVIRINMPKEGTTTFHDEIYGNITVPNAELDDMILIKSDGYPTYNFANVVDDHLMGITHVVRGNEYLSSAPKYNRLYEAFGWEVPVYVHCPLITNEEHQKLSKRSGHSSYEDLISQGFLSEAVINYVALLGWSPQENREIYSLQELVEAFDYRHMSKSPAVFDMVKLKWMNGEYIKKMEEEDFYEKALPSIKEVITKDYDLKKIASMVKTRIETYPDIKVLIDFFEEVPEYDVSMYTHKKSKTNSETSLSVLQEVLPLLESQDDYSNDALYARLSEYVKDKGYKNAFVMWPIRTAVSGKQMTPAGATEIMEVLGKEETIMRIRAAIEKLS; encoded by the coding sequence ATGACAAAGGTAAAAACGCGGTTTGCCCCCAGTCCTACCGGGAAAATGCATGTGGGCAATCTCCGTACAGCACTGTATGCTTATCTGATCGCAAAACACGCGGGCGGAGACTTTATGCTAAGGATCGAAGATACAGACCAGGAACGTTTTCAGGAGGGAGCGCTGGATATCATATACCGGACGCTTGAACATACCGGGCTGATTCCGGACGAGGGACCCGGAAGGGAGAAGGACTGCGGTCCATACGTGCAGAGTGAGCGGAATGCCCGGGGTATCTATATGAAATATGCAAAACAGCTGATTGATCAGGGGGACGCATATTACTGTTTTTGTAATAAAGAACGGCTCGAGTCTCTCAGAACCTGTGTGGCTGATAAGGATATCGTCGTATATGACAAACACTGTCTGCACCTGACGCCGGAAGAGGTTCAGGAAAAACTGGATAAAGGGCTGCCCTATGTGATTCGCATCAACATGCCGAAGGAAGGGACCACAACGTTCCATGACGAAATCTATGGAAACATTACCGTTCCGAATGCAGAACTTGACGATATGATACTGATCAAGTCTGACGGTTATCCGACATATAATTTCGCAAATGTCGTGGATGACCATCTGATGGGGATCACTCACGTGGTAAGAGGAAATGAATATCTGTCATCTGCTCCGAAGTACAACCGCCTGTATGAGGCGTTCGGCTGGGAAGTACCGGTCTATGTTCACTGCCCGCTGATCACGAATGAAGAACATCAGAAGCTGAGCAAGCGCAGCGGTCATTCCTCCTATGAGGATCTGATCTCACAGGGATTCCTGAGCGAGGCAGTTATCAATTATGTGGCGCTTCTGGGATGGAGCCCTCAGGAAAACCGCGAGATATATTCTCTTCAGGAGCTGGTGGAGGCGTTTGATTACCGCCATATGAGCAAATCTCCGGCAGTATTTGACATGGTCAAACTGAAATGGATGAACGGTGAGTATATCAAGAAAATGGAAGAAGAGGATTTCTACGAAAAGGCCCTGCCCAGTATCAAAGAAGTGATCACGAAAGATTATGACCTGAAAAAGATCGCATCCATGGTAAAGACGCGAATTGAGACTTATCCGGATATCAAAGTGCTGATCGATTTCTTTGAAGAAGTTCCGGAGTATGATGTGTCCATGTATACGCATAAAAAATCAAAGACAAACAGTGAGACGTCTCTGAGTGTTCTGCAGGAAGTACTGCCGCTGCTGGAAAGCCAGGATGATTACAGCAATGATGCCCTCTATGCCAGACTGTCGGAGTATGTAAAGGATAAAGGTTATAAAAACGCATTTGTGATGTGGCCGATCCGAACGGCAGTATCAGGAAAACAGATGACACCGGCAGGTGCGACGGAGATTATGGAAGTACTCGGAAAAGAGGAAACAATCATGCGCATCCGGGCGGCGATCGAGAAGTTAAGCTAA